One Molothrus ater isolate BHLD 08-10-18 breed brown headed cowbird chromosome 4, BPBGC_Mater_1.1, whole genome shotgun sequence genomic window carries:
- the UCHL1 gene encoding ubiquitin carboxyl-terminal hydrolase isozyme L1, which translates to MAWQPMEINPEMLNKVLSRLGVGPGWRFVDVLGFEDEALRAVPTPACALLLLFPLTEQHENFRKQQTEKIKDQEISSKVYFLKQTVSNSCGTIGLIHAVANNKDKLKLEEGSALKKFLDETADLSPEERAKHLANNKAIQEVHNSVAQEGQCRVEDNSVNFHFILFVNVDGHLYELDGRMPFPVNHGTSSDDLLLKDSAKICRQFTEREKGEVRFSAVAFCKSA; encoded by the exons ATGGCCTGGCAGCCCATGGAGATCAACCCCGAG ATGCTGAACAAA GTGCTGTCCCGCCTCGGGGTGGGTCCTGGCTGGCGCTTCGTGGACGTGCTGGGCTTCGAGGATGAGGCGCTGCGCGCCGTGCCGACCCCGGCGTGCGcgctgctcctgctgttcccGCTCACGGAGCAG CATGAAAACTTCAGAAAGCAACAGACTGAGAAAATAAAGGACCAGGAGATCAGTTCTAAAGTGTATTTCCTGAAGCAGACTGTCAGTAACTCCTGTGGGACAATTGGTCTGATACATGCAGTTGCTAATAACAAAGACAAATTGAAACTTG AGGAGGGGTCTGCCCTGAAGAAGTTTCTTGATGAAACAGCTGATTTGTCTCCTGAAGAAAGAGCTAAGCATTTGGCAAATAATAAG GCTATACAAGAAGTCCACAATTCTGTTGCGCAAGAAGGACAATGTCGG GTTGAGGACAACAGTGTGAACTTCCATTTCATCCTTTTTGTCAACGTGGATGGACACCTGTATGAATTGG ATGGCCGTATGCCATTTCCTGTAAACCATGGCACGAGCTCAGATGACTTGCTGTTGAAG GATTCTGCTAAGATCTGCAGACAATTTACAGAACGTGAAAAAGGAGAAGTTCGTTTTTCTGCTGTGGCTTTCTGCAAGTCTGCCTAA